One window of the Archangium primigenium genome contains the following:
- the serC gene encoding 3-phosphoserine/phosphohydroxythreonine transaminase, whose product MRVINFNAGPAGLPLPALERARDELLDFQGSGMSIMEHSHRGKQYDAVHEETIALLTRLLGIPDTHQVLFLTGGASQQFAQVPLNFLRPGESADYLMTGVWSEKALDEAKLLGQARIAATTVQPDKKYTRVPRQDELQLDPCAAYVHITSNNTIYGTQWHAWPDVGDVPLVADMSSDFLWKPLDVSRFAFIYAGAQKNLGPSGVLIAVVRKDFIARGRQDISKIFRYSLHAENNSLYNTPPTLAIYLCRNVLAWAEELGGLPALERRNREKGELLYGALDRMSGFYRAPVERASRSYMNVVFHLPTPELDDAFVAATTRSGMVGLKGHRSAGGIRASLYNAVSPDDVRALVSFMEEFARKNG is encoded by the coding sequence ATGCGCGTCATCAACTTCAACGCGGGTCCCGCGGGATTGCCCCTGCCCGCGCTCGAGCGGGCCCGCGACGAGCTGCTCGATTTCCAGGGCTCCGGCATGTCCATCATGGAGCACAGCCACCGGGGCAAGCAGTACGACGCGGTCCACGAGGAGACGATCGCGCTGCTCACCCGGCTGCTGGGCATCCCCGACACCCACCAGGTGCTCTTCCTCACCGGTGGCGCCTCGCAACAATTCGCCCAGGTGCCCCTGAACTTCCTGCGCCCCGGCGAGAGCGCGGACTACCTCATGACGGGCGTGTGGAGCGAGAAGGCGCTCGACGAGGCGAAGCTCCTGGGCCAGGCGCGCATCGCCGCCACCACGGTGCAGCCGGACAAGAAGTACACGCGCGTGCCCCGCCAGGACGAGCTCCAGCTCGACCCGTGCGCCGCCTACGTCCACATCACGAGCAACAACACCATCTACGGCACCCAGTGGCACGCCTGGCCCGACGTGGGCGACGTGCCGCTCGTGGCGGACATGAGCTCGGACTTCCTGTGGAAGCCCCTGGACGTGAGCCGCTTCGCCTTCATCTACGCGGGCGCCCAGAAGAACCTGGGCCCCTCGGGCGTGCTCATCGCCGTGGTGCGCAAGGACTTCATCGCCCGCGGCCGCCAGGACATCTCGAAGATCTTCCGCTACAGCCTGCACGCGGAGAACAATTCGCTCTACAACACGCCCCCCACGCTCGCCATCTACCTGTGCCGCAACGTGCTCGCGTGGGCCGAGGAGCTGGGCGGCCTGCCCGCGCTGGAGCGGCGCAACCGGGAGAAGGGCGAGCTGCTCTACGGCGCGCTGGACCGGATGTCCGGCTTCTACCGGGCTCCCGTGGAACGCGCGTCCCGTTCCTACATGAACGTGGTCTTCCACCTGCCCACGCCCGAGCTGGACGACGCCTTCGTGGCGGCCACGACGCGCTCCGGCATGGTGGGGCTCAAGGGGCACCGCAGCGCGGGCGGCATCCGCGCGTCGCTCTATAACGCGGTGTCCCCAGACGACGTGCGCGCGCTCGTGTCCTTCATGGAGGAGTTCGCTCGGAAGAACGGCTAG